The segment GGAGGTAGCTGATGAAATTGGGATTTCTCAAGCTCAAGTTTCGAGGCTAGAAAAAAATGCCTTAAGACAAATGAGAAAGCATGTATAATTCCTAATCCACTAATTTATTGTAATATTAATTATTTTTTAAAATATAATTAATATAAGGAAAAAATAAAGAGGTGGAAGAATGTTAGGGATTTCTGATATAAAAACTAAAGAAGTTATTAATATTGCTACAGGTGAAAGACTAGGATATGTGTATGATTTTGAAATTGATATGGAGAAGGGTAAAATAACATCATTTGTTCTTCCCAGTAATACTAAAGGATTAGGTATATTTTCTAAACCAAATGATATTATAATTTACTGGGAAGATATAATTAAAATAGGCGCAGATACAATTTTAATAGATATTTCAGAGGAAATATAA is part of the Tissierellales bacterium genome and harbors:
- a CDS encoding YlmC/YmxH family sporulation protein, producing the protein MLGISDIKTKEVINIATGERLGYVYDFEIDMEKGKITSFVLPSNTKGLGIFSKPNDIIIYWEDIIKIGADTILIDISEEI